Proteins from a single region of Akkermansiaceae bacterium:
- the ndk gene encoding nucleoside-diphosphate kinase — MALETTLILFKPDAVQKNLTGEVLARFLKEGFVIRGIKMLALSDEVLAEHYSHIADKPFFPSVRGFMQESPVIALALEGENVIGRVRDLLGPTDSTQAPAGTIRGDFGFKDSESKMRNVCHASDSPEAAEAEIKRFFQPGEVFKF, encoded by the coding sequence ATGGCTCTTGAGACCACTTTGATTTTGTTCAAGCCGGACGCGGTTCAGAAAAACCTCACCGGCGAGGTGCTTGCACGCTTCCTGAAGGAAGGATTCGTCATCCGCGGCATCAAGATGCTCGCGCTGAGCGACGAGGTTCTCGCGGAGCACTACTCCCACATCGCCGACAAGCCGTTCTTCCCGTCCGTGCGCGGTTTCATGCAGGAGTCCCCGGTGATCGCCCTCGCCCTGGAAGGCGAGAACGTGATCGGCCGCGTGCGCGACCTGCTCGGACCGACGGATTCCACCCAGGCCCCCGCCGGAACCATCCGCGGTGACTTCGGCTTCAAGGACAGCGAGTCCAAGATGCGCAACGTGTGCCACGCCTCCGATTCCCCGGAAGCTGCGGAAGCCGAAATCAAGCGCTTCTTCCAGCCCGGCGAAGTCTTCAAGTTTTGA
- a CDS encoding tetratricopeptide repeat protein has protein sequence MNKVSVVVMTMVSPLLAADPRVEYAMGVRAEERGDDAAAQTAFEKAWKLDPQALPLVRKLAEYRLAANDRAGAVKLYRDLAQGAPERTDVQLAYASILEQTGHGDAVAQKLAVEILEKTLEKHPGDLTLISRLLTIFRTRGEMDKAMTLMEQLPDSDPQAAEIYASTARGLFKGDDIVARDRVDRRYLTALQAHPEDAGLARAASEYFRTTGRPDDAIRILSDHVKAAPWSLDLRTRLGVLLFSAKRDAEGEAALKEVVDIRPKSELALQSLAKFHRLKGNEKEARHYGAELLKARGGSPREFVILADEFLAAGDPRAARLLLEKGVFDHPSRPELAMKLAVATRLDPETKSKAGRLFREAEAAMGDMKPDAAFLMESADCLLEEGQSKAAEERMRTAIRSFPPEQKKETAAALRRLAGLWDRENRNAEAAKALKQRADALDPP, from the coding sequence ATGAACAAGGTTTCCGTTGTGGTGATGACGATGGTATCCCCACTGCTCGCGGCGGATCCCCGTGTGGAATATGCGATGGGCGTGCGGGCGGAGGAGCGCGGGGATGACGCGGCGGCGCAGACGGCTTTTGAAAAGGCGTGGAAGCTGGACCCGCAGGCGCTCCCTCTGGTGCGGAAGCTGGCGGAATACCGGCTGGCCGCGAACGACCGTGCGGGTGCGGTGAAACTTTACCGTGACCTGGCGCAGGGCGCGCCGGAACGGACGGATGTCCAACTGGCCTATGCCTCCATCCTGGAACAGACGGGCCATGGTGACGCGGTGGCGCAGAAGCTGGCGGTGGAGATCCTGGAAAAGACGCTGGAGAAACATCCGGGGGATCTGACGCTGATTTCCCGGCTGCTGACCATTTTCCGGACCCGGGGTGAGATGGACAAGGCGATGACCCTGATGGAGCAGCTCCCGGACTCCGATCCGCAGGCGGCGGAAATCTACGCCTCCACCGCGCGGGGCTTGTTCAAGGGGGATGACATCGTTGCTCGGGACCGGGTGGACCGCCGCTACCTTACCGCGTTGCAGGCGCACCCGGAGGACGCGGGTCTTGCCAGGGCGGCGTCGGAGTATTTCCGCACCACCGGGCGTCCGGATGACGCGATCCGGATCCTGTCGGATCATGTGAAGGCCGCGCCGTGGTCGCTGGACCTGCGGACCCGGCTGGGGGTGCTGTTGTTTTCCGCGAAGCGGGATGCCGAGGGGGAGGCCGCGCTGAAGGAGGTGGTGGACATCCGCCCGAAGAGCGAACTGGCACTGCAGTCGCTGGCGAAGTTCCACCGGCTGAAGGGGAACGAAAAGGAAGCCCGCCACTACGGGGCGGAGCTGCTGAAGGCACGCGGCGGCTCGCCGAGGGAGTTCGTCATCCTGGCGGACGAGTTCCTGGCCGCCGGAGATCCCCGGGCGGCGAGGTTGCTGCTGGAGAAGGGCGTTTTCGACCATCCGTCACGGCCGGAGCTGGCGATGAAGCTGGCGGTCGCCACCCGTCTGGACCCGGAGACGAAGTCAAAGGCGGGCCGGTTGTTCCGCGAGGCGGAGGCTGCCATGGGCGACATGAAGCCGGACGCCGCCTTCCTGATGGAGTCCGCGGACTGCCTGCTGGAAGAGGGGCAGAGCAAGGCGGCGGAGGAACGCATGCGCACCGCCATCCGGTCATTTCCCCCGGAACAGAAGAAGGAAACCGCCGCCGCGCTGCGCCGGTTGGCCGGGCTGTGGGATCGGGAAAACCGGAACGCGGAGGCCGCGAAAGCCCTGAAACAACGGGCGGATGCCCTGGACCCGCCTTGA
- the cls gene encoding cardiolipin synthase, translated as MAVISPEVMAWLGVAGVVTLHVLGIVHVIHAVMHVRTSQGTIAWVISLLTFPYVAIPLYWMLGRTRFEGYVKARRDDDNRMSRLASAMYEKLAIREVEIPRDDAFARTARYLGGLPFTRGNALELLIDGEAIFEAIFTSIRSAKEYVCVNFYIVKNDRIGKKFQALLMEKARQGVKVWFLFDEIGSSKLPRRYLRELKEAGVRCESFGTNRMWYSRLQVNFRNHRKLVVIDGEIGFIGGINVGDEYLGRNQKFGKWRDTHLRMRGPTVEALQLVFLQDWFWATDEMLDLTWEKEVEAEDQIAAIIPTGPADDMDSWQLMVAEAANSSRERLWIASPYFVPDEGVMTALQAAAIRGVDVRVMIPERVDHLLVWLSAFTYYEQSIPFGVRIFRYQTGFLHQKVVLVDSRLAAVGSANLDNRSFRLNFEIMAFSSDKKFLREVAEMLEEDFSGCKEERVEDFTRRPFHFRVAARLARLLAPIQ; from the coding sequence ATGGCAGTGATCAGTCCGGAGGTGATGGCGTGGCTCGGTGTCGCGGGGGTGGTCACCCTCCATGTGCTGGGCATCGTCCATGTGATCCACGCGGTCATGCACGTCCGCACTTCCCAGGGGACCATCGCGTGGGTGATCTCCCTGCTGACGTTCCCCTACGTCGCCATCCCGCTGTATTGGATGCTGGGGCGGACCCGGTTCGAGGGCTACGTGAAAGCGCGGCGGGATGATGACAACCGGATGAGCCGGCTGGCCTCCGCCATGTATGAAAAACTGGCCATCCGTGAGGTGGAGATTCCGCGGGATGACGCCTTCGCCAGAACCGCGCGCTACCTGGGCGGGCTGCCGTTCACCCGGGGGAACGCGCTCGAGCTGCTGATCGACGGCGAGGCGATCTTCGAGGCCATCTTCACCTCCATCCGTTCTGCGAAGGAGTATGTGTGCGTCAATTTCTACATCGTCAAAAACGACCGGATCGGGAAAAAGTTCCAGGCCCTGCTGATGGAAAAGGCCCGGCAGGGGGTGAAGGTCTGGTTTCTCTTCGATGAGATCGGGTCGAGCAAGCTGCCGCGCCGCTACCTGCGGGAACTGAAGGAGGCCGGGGTGCGTTGCGAATCGTTCGGGACGAACCGGATGTGGTACTCCCGCCTCCAGGTGAATTTCCGCAACCACCGGAAGCTCGTCGTGATTGACGGGGAGATCGGCTTCATCGGCGGGATCAATGTCGGGGATGAGTATCTCGGACGGAACCAGAAGTTCGGGAAATGGCGTGACACGCACCTGCGGATGCGCGGCCCGACGGTGGAGGCCCTCCAGTTGGTTTTCCTCCAGGACTGGTTCTGGGCCACGGATGAGATGCTGGACCTGACCTGGGAGAAGGAGGTGGAGGCGGAGGACCAGATCGCCGCCATCATCCCGACGGGACCTGCGGATGACATGGACTCCTGGCAACTGATGGTGGCGGAGGCGGCGAACTCGTCCCGCGAGCGGCTGTGGATCGCCTCGCCGTATTTTGTTCCGGACGAAGGGGTGATGACCGCGCTGCAGGCGGCCGCCATCCGCGGGGTGGATGTCCGCGTCATGATCCCGGAGCGGGTTGACCACCTGCTGGTCTGGTTGTCGGCGTTCACTTACTATGAGCAGTCCATCCCGTTCGGGGTGAGGATTTTCCGCTACCAGACCGGCTTCCTGCACCAGAAGGTCGTCCTGGTGGACAGCCGTCTGGCCGCGGTGGGTTCGGCGAATCTGGACAACCGTTCCTTCCGCCTGAACTTCGAGATCATGGCGTTTTCCTCGGACAAAAAGTTCCTCCGTGAGGTGGCGGAGATGCTGGAGGAGGACTTCTCCGGGTGTAAGGAAGAACGCGTGGAGGACTTCACCCGCCGGCCGTTCCACTTCCGGGTTGCCGCGCGTTTGGCCCGGTTGCTGGCCCCCATCCAGTGA